Below is a window of Candidatus Desulfatibia profunda DNA.
TCATTTTTTCCTGGCTGACCGGCCCCAAGCCATCCACCGGCCGTCCGACGACGTTGAGAATCCGTCCCAGGACGGCTGCACCGACCGGCATCATGATATCTTTGCCGGTATCCTTAACTGCCTGTCCCCGAACCAGACCGTCGGTTACATCCATGGCAATGGTACGAACCACATTGTCGCCCAGGTGCTGCGCAACCTCAACAACAAGATTGTCCGGTTCAGCGCTGATTGTAGGGTTGCTGATCAGCAGCGCCGTATAGATCGTTGGCAAATTGCCCTGCTCAAACTCCACATCAACGACAGGTCCCATAACCTGCGCAACTTTACCTATATTTTCTCCCATCTAAAGACCTCCTATCAAAATGCGGTATTTTTTTCAATTAACCTCTAAGGGCCTCGGCACCGCCGACAATATCCATCAGTTCAGCCGTAATGGCCGCCTGTCGAGCTTTATTATACGTCAGGGTGAGGTTCTCAATCATATCTTTGCAGGCTTTGGTAGCGTTATCCATTGCCGCCATACGTGCTGCATGTTCACTGGTCGAGGTTTCCAGCAACGCACGATAGATCTGAACATACACGTTTCTGGGAAGCAACTCACCCAGCACCTCCTGGGGTGACGGTTCGCAGATGTGCTCGGCCAAATATGGTATTTCTTCGCCTGCCGACGTATCTTGCGCCGATGCAATCGGCAGGATCGGAAGCATCTGGCTCAACACCGGAGTTTGCCTGGCCATACTTTTAAATTCAGCAAATATAATGTAGACTTCATCAAAAGTCTTGTTCAAAAAACCTTCAATCAGTTTTTTTCCGACGGATGCAGCTATGTTGAATCCGAATCTGCCGCCGACAACTCCAATATGCTGGTCTAAAATCTCAAACTTGCTTCTACGACTCCAGTCACGACCTTTTCTCCCGAAATTCGTGATGGATACGTCGATGTTTTGTTTTCTTTTTTCTTTGATGAACAACTCGGCCCTTGAGATAAGGTTTGTATTAAAACCACCGCACAGACCTCTATCCGATGTACACAAAACCAGATGTACTTTTCTGACCTCTTCGCGCACCTCAAGCAAAGGGCTTGTCTCTTCGCCGGCCTTTTCCGCAAGAGAGCTTAAAACTTCGGAAAACTTGCCGGCATAGGGACGAAACCCCTCCATACTTGTTTGGGCTCCG
It encodes the following:
- the atpG gene encoding ATP synthase F1 subunit gamma, with product MATLKDVKLKIKAVKKTQQITKAMNMVAASKLRGAQTSMEGFRPYAGKFSEVLSSLAEKAGEETSPLLEVREEVRKVHLVLCTSDRGLCGGFNTNLISRAELFIKEKRKQNIDVSITNFGRKGRDWSRRSKFEILDQHIGVVGGRFGFNIAASVGKKLIEGFLNKTFDEVYIIFAEFKSMARQTPVLSQMLPILPIASAQDTSAGEEIPYLAEHICEPSPQEVLGELLPRNVYVQIYRALLETSTSEHAARMAAMDNATKACKDMIENLTLTYNKARQAAITAELMDIVGGAEALRG